One region of Oncorhynchus mykiss isolate Arlee chromosome 8, USDA_OmykA_1.1, whole genome shotgun sequence genomic DNA includes:
- the LOC110529776 gene encoding exostosin-like 3 yields the protein MMQRNGGGVGPGGQPWLLRRVRLTWLSFMLFFILVFFPLIAHYYLTTIDEAGGPDKRIFGPRPGGELCETKHVQDLCRIRESVSEELLQLEAKRQELNGEISRLNLRIEACKRSIDSAKQDLLQLKNVISQTEHSYKELMAQNQPKLSLPVRLLPDKDDPGLPPPKSARACRLRSCFDYARCPLTSGFPVYVYDTASYPWGESLDPLVKQAFATSVKSSIYVTNNPSIACLYVVLVGELQETPSSPLPASLELEKQLKALPYWRSDGHNHLLVHLSRKSMTQNFLYNVSTGRAAVAQSTFLEQQYREGFDLVVSPLVHALSEPNFLEVPPQVPVKRKYLFTFQGEKVESLRSSLQEGPHQSFEEEMEGDAPADYDDRIIGTLKAVQDSRLDQVLVEFTCKSPRPSLPTEWALCGEREERLEVLKASTFALVISPGDCQLVASAGSSMRLFEALEVGAIPVVLGDHARLPYHELIRWSEAAIMVPKPRITELHFLLRSLSDNDLLAMRRQGRFLWETYFSTSENVLGTILASVRTSIQVPAAPIREEPAQEIPHKAGKMAGTDANLADNGDLDLGPVETEPPYASPRFLRNFTYTSANTYQTWNRAPGPFHLFPHTPLDPVLPSEAKFLGSGTGFRPIGGGAGGSGKEFQAALGGNVPREQFTVVMLTYEREEVLMNSLERLNGLPYLNKVVVVWNSPKPPSDDLLWPDIGLPIVVVRTEKNSLNNRFLPWDAVETEAILSIDDDAHLRHDEIMFGFRVWREARDRIVGFPGRFHAWDVNHQSWLYNSNYSCELSMVLTGAAFFHKYYAYLYSYVMPQAIRDMVDEYINCEDIAMNFLVSHITRKPPIKVTSRWTFRCPGCPQALSHDDSHFHERHKCINFFVKVYGYMPLLYTQFRVDSVLFKTRLPHDKTKCFKFI from the exons ATGATGCAGCGTAACGGTGGCGGGGTGGGGCCCGGCGGCCAGCCGTGGCTGCTGCGGCGCGTACGCCTCACCTGGCTCAGCTTCATGCTCTTCTTCATCCTGGTTTTCTTCCCACTCATTGCCCACTACTACCTCACCACCATCGACGAGGCAGGCGGCCCCGACAAGCGCATCTTCGGCCCGCGGCCTGGCGGCGAACTGTGCGAGACCAAGCACGTGCAAGACCTGTGCCGCATCCGTGAGTCAGTCAGTGAGGAGCTGCTACAGCTGGAGGCAAAGCGTCAGGAGCTGAACGGGGAGATCTCCCGGCTCAACCTGCGCATCGAGGCGTGCAAGCGGAGCATCGACAGTGCCAAGCAGGACCTGCTGCAGCTGAAGAATGTCATCAGCCAGACGGAGCACTCGTACAAAGAGCTGATGGCCCAGAACCAGCCCAAGCTTTCTCTGCCCGTGAGGTTATTACCTGACAAGGATGACCCAGGCCTGCCCCCGCCCAAGTCTGCCCGTGCCTGCCGCCTGCGCTCCTGCTTCGACTACGCCCGCTGCCCGTTGACCTCTGGCTTCCCTGTGTACGTCTATGACACGGCCTCCTACCCCTGGGGCGAGTCTCTGGACCCATTGGTCAAGCAGGCTTTCGCCACCTCGGTAAAGAGCAGCATCTATGTGACGAACAACCCCAGCATCGCCTGTCTGTATGTGGTGCTGGTTGGGGAGCTGCAGGAGactccctcctccccactcccgGCTTCCTTGGAGCTGGAGAAGCAGCTGAAGGCTCTACCCTACTGGAGGTCTGATGGACACAACCACCTCCTGGTCCATCTTTCCAGGAAGTCCATGACGCAGAACTTCCTGTACAATGTGAGCACGGGCCGAGCGGCAGTGGCCCAGTCTACCTTCCTGGAGCAGCAGTACCGCGAGGGCTTTGACTTGGTGGTGTCCCCGCTGGTCCACGCCCTCTCTGAGCCCAACTTCCTGGAGGTGCCGCCCCAGGTGCCCGTCAAGAGGAAGTACCTGTTCACCTTCCAGGGCGAAAAGGTGGAGTCTCTGCGAAGTAGCCTGCAGGAGGGACCGCACCAGTCCtttgaggaggagatggagggagatgcgCCAGCCGACTACGATGACCGCATCATCGGCACGCTCAAGGCGGTTCAGGACAGCCGCCTGGACCAGGTGCTGGTGGAGTTCACCTGTAAGAGCCCGCGGCCCAGCCTGCCTACCGAGTGGGCTCTGTGTGGCGAGAGGGAGGAGCGGCTCGAGGTCCTCAAGGCCTCCACTTTCGCCCTGGTCATCTCCCCTGGGGACTGTCAGCTGGTGGCCTCTGCAGGCAGTAGCATGAGGCTGTTTGAAGCCCTAGAGGTGGGGGCCATCCCTGTGGTGCTTGGGGACCACGCTAGGCTGCCCTACCATGAGCTGATCCGCTGGAGCGAGGCAGCCATCATGGTGCCTAAGCCCCGCATCACCGAGCTGCATTTCCTGCTGCGTAGCCTATCAGACAACGACCTGCTGGCCATGCGACGACAGGGCCGCTTCCTGTGGGAGACCTACTTCTCCACCTCGGAGAATGTACTGGGAACCATCCTGGCCAGCGTCCGGACCAGCATCCAGGTGCCTGCCGCACCCATCCGCGAAGAGCCCGCCCAGGAGATCCCCCACAAAGCAGGCAAGATGGCCGGCACGGACGCCAACCTGGCCGACAACGGTGACCTGGACCTGGGCCCCGTGGAGACGGAGCCACCCTACGCCTCGCCGCGCTTCCTCCGCAACTTTACCTACACGTCAGCCAACACCTACCAGACCTGGAACCGTGCCCCGGGGCCTTTCCATCTGTTCCCCCACACGCCGCTGGACCCCGTGCTGCCCTCGGAGGCCAAGTTCCTGGGCTCGGGCACGGGCTTCCGCCCCATTGGCGGCGGTGCTGGGGGCTCGGGGAAGGAGTTTCAGGCAGCGCTGGGTGGTAACGTGCCCCGGGAGCAGTTCACGGTGGTCATGCTGACCTACGAGAGGGAGGAGGTGCTAATGAACTCCCTGGAAAGGCTCAACGGGTTGCCCTACCTCAacaaggtggtggtggtgtggaacTCCCCCAAGCCTCCTTCAGACGACCTGCTGTGGCCAGACATTGGCCTGCCCATCGTG GTGGTGCGCACGGAGAAGAACAGCCTCAACAACCGCTTCCTGCCCTGGGACGCCGTGGAGACGGAGGCCATCTTGTCCATCGACGACGACGCCCACCTCCGCCATGACGAGATTATGTTTGGGTTCAG GGTGTGGCGGGAGGCCAGGGACCGCATTGTGGGCTTCCCCGGGAGGTTCCATGCCTGGGACGTCAACCACCAGTCATGGCTCTACAACTCTAACTACTCCTGTgaactgtccatggtgctgacggGCGCCGCCTTCTTTCACAAG TACTACGCGTACCTGTACTCGTATGTGATGCCTCAGGCCATCCGCGACATGGTGGACGAGTACATCAACTGCGAGGATATCGCCATGAACTTCCTGGTGTCACACATCACCCGAAAGCCCCCTATCAAG GTGACGTCTCGTTGGACCTTCCGCTGCCCCGGCTGCCCGCAGGCCCTGTCGCACGACGACTCTCACTTCCACGAGCGCCACAAGTGCATCAACTTCTTTGTCAAGGTGTACGGCTACATGCCCTTACTCTACACACAGTTCCGCGTGGACTCTGTGCTCTTCAAGACACGTCTGCCCCACGACAAGACTAAGTGCTTCAAGTTCATCTAG